Proteins encoded within one genomic window of Gadus macrocephalus chromosome 16, ASM3116895v1:
- the LOC132473912 gene encoding beta-galactosidase-1-like protein 2 produces the protein MSSGRGLMANSSQFTLEGKPFRILGGSIHYFRVPKAHWEDRLLKMKACGLNTLTTYVPWNLHEPERGMFNFQDQLDLKAYICLAAKVGLWVILRPGPYICAEWDLGGLPSWLLQDKHMQLRTTYPGFVSAVNAYFDKLIPLIKHLMFQGGGPIIAVQVENEYGSYAKDDKYMAFIKNCLLSRGITELLLTSDNWEGLKCGGVEEALKTVNLQRLSFGAIQYLSDMQPQSPLMVMEYWSGWFDVWGENHHIFQADDMLAVVSEILERGVSINLYMFHGGSSFGFMNGAMDFGTYKSQVNSYDYDAPLSEAGDYTPKYHVLRTLFSQYHSEPLPDVPSLQKRSAYHPVDVQQYLCLWDTLRFADKQLKSEKPINMENLPVNNNNGQSYGYTLYETTITSGGTLHTMNNIRDRALVFVDRQPVGSLNYKTQELTIPDGKRERTLTLLVENCGRVNYGKALDNQRKGLVGDITLNNAPLRDFTIYCLDMRPSFMKRLSSAPWKSVPHKPSFPGFFQATLHVEESPRDTFLNMSDWGKGVVLINGQNLGRHWFIGPQHYLYVPGPWLRRGENQIIVFEEHKSEEKLVFAENPDHGKTIDVYKLPFCTLL, from the exons aTATGTGCCATGGAACCTGCACGAACCTGAAAGGGGAATGTTCAATTTCCAGGATCAGCTGGATTTAAA GGCTTATATCTGCTTAGCTGCAAAGGTAGGACTCTGGGTGATTCTGCGGCCTGGACCTTATATCTGTGCCGAATGGGATTTGGGAGGTTTGCCGAG CTGGCTGTTAcaagacaaacacatgcagttGAGGACAACCTATCCAGGATTTGTCAGTGCAGTTAATGCCTACTTTGACAAGCTCATCCCGCTAATCAAGCATTTGATg TTTCAAGGAGGTGGCCCGATAATTGCTGTACAAGTTGAGAATGAATACGGATCATATGCCAAGGATGACAAATACATGGCATTCATCAAGAAC TGTCTCCTGTCCAGGGGCATCACTGAGCTCCTATTGACTTCAGACAACTGGGAGGGTTTGAAGTGTGGGGGTGTAGAGGAAG CTCTAAAAACAGTGAACCTGCAGAGACTTTCCTTCGGAGCCATACAGTATTTATCTGACATGCAG CCCCAAAGCCCTCTCATGGTGATGGAATACTGGTCTGGGTGGTTTGATGTCTGGGGAGAGAATCACCACATCTTTCAGGCCGACG ACATGCTGGCAGTGGTGTCAGAGATTCTGGAGAGAGGCGTGTCCATCAATCTCTACATGTTTCACGGCGGGTCCTCTTTTGGCTTCATGAATGGAGCCATGGACTTTGGAACCTACAAATCTCAGGTCAACAGTTATG ATTATGATGCACCTTTATCAGAAGCTGGGGACTACACTCCAAAATATCATGTCCTGCGAACCTTGTTCAGCCAATACCACT CTGAGCCTCTCCCTGATGTGCCGTCTCTTCAGAAGAGGTCGGCCTATCACCCTGTTGACGTACAGCAATACTTGTGCCTGTGGGACACCCTCCGCTTCGCAGACAAG CAATTAAAGTCAGAGAAGCCAATTAACATGGAGAATCTTCCGgtgaacaacaacaacggcCAGTCGTACGGCTACACTCTGTACGAGACCACCATCACCAGCGGGGGAACCCTCCACACCATGAATAACATCAGAGACAGAGCGCTG GTGTTTGTTGACAGACAGCCAGTTGGCAGTCTGAACTACAAGACTCAAGAGCTAACAATTCCTGATGGAAAG agagagagaacgttgACTTTGCTTGTGGAAAACTGTGGAAGAGTGAATTATGGGAAAGCACTGGACAACCAACGCAAAG GTCTTGTTGGAGATATCACATTGAATAATGCCCCTCTGAGAGACTTCACTATCTACTGTTTGGATATGAGGCCAAGCTTTATGAAGAG ATTGAGTTCAGCTCCCTGGAAGTCTGTCCCACATAAGCCCTCCTTCCCAGGGTTTTTTCAGGCTACACTGCATGTGGAAGAGTCTCCCAGAGACACATTTCTCAATATGTCT GATTGGGGTAAAGGAGTAGTGCTTATTAATGGCCAGAATTTGGGCCGCCACTGGTTCATTGGTCCCCAGCACTACCTGTATGTCCCTGGACCATGgctcaggagaggagagaaccaG ATTATTGTTTTTGAGGAACACAAATCAGAAGAGAAACTTGTCTTCGCTGAAAATCCTGATCATGGAAAGACAATTGATGTGTACAAACTCCCCTTTTGTACATTGCTGtaa
- the ilvbl gene encoding 2-hydroxyacyl-CoA lyase 2, with amino-acid sequence MDYLGVIGYSLFIPLCALLFAAYKLGLLYQLFHKAETKSPRHGGESVAEVLRAHNVKYVFTLVGGHISPILVACEKLGIRIVDTRHEATAVFAADAVARLSGTVGVAAVTAGPGLTNTVTAVKNAQMAESPLLLMGGAAGTLLQGRGALQDIDQMSLFKPLCKFCASIRTIREIVPTVRKALAIAQSGTPGPVFIEFPIDTLYPFHLVSKEFGVKNPPKGLMGKVVTWYLENHLTNLFAGAWETRDVSPLPVDIPHATDDQVQKCIELVSRAKKPVILLGSQATLPPTPVEDIRKALELLGIPCFLGGMSRGMLGKDSPIHIRQNRRDALKEADVVLLAGTVCDFRLSYGRVLNRRSKVIAVNRDKTQLLKNSDMFWKPTVAIQGDAGSFLLQLSKGLKGHKCPEEWPQSLKAGDETKENANRAKAVEKTDRHLNPLKVLHCVDELMAEDSIIVADGGDFVGSAAYIMRPRGPLRWLDPGAFGTLGVGGGFALGAKLCRPESEVWIVYGDGSLGYSVAEFDTFTRHKTPVIAVVGNDACWSQISREQVPILGSNVACGLAFSDYHIVADGYGGKGCLIGREDEDRLSEIIKSAQRECREGKAMLLNVLIGKTDFREGSISV; translated from the exons ATGGATTATCTGGGAGTCATCGGGTACTCCTTGTTCATTCCGCTGTGTGCACTTCTGTTTGCAGCCTACAAACTTGGGTTGCTCTACCAGTTGTTCCACAAG GCCGAAACCAAGAGCCCGCGCCACGGCGGGGAGAGCGTCGCAGAGGTGCTGCGTGCGCACAACGTCAAGTATGTCTTCACGCTCGTCGGTGGCCACATCTCCCCCATACTGGTGGCGTGTGAGAAGCTTGGCATCCGCATCGTGGACACCAGGCACGAGGCAACGGCCGTCTTCGCCGCCGACGCTGTGGCGAGGCTGTCGG GCACTGTGGGTGTAGCAGCAGTGACTGCTGGCCCAGGCCTCACCAACACTGTGACGGCGGTGAAGAACGCCCAGATGGCAGAGTCGCCATTGCTGCTCATGGGCGGAGCCGCAGGAACTCTTCTTCAG GGCAGGGGAGCACTGCAAGACATCGACCAGATGTCCCTTTTCAAGCCACTGTGCAAGTTCTGTGCCTCCATCAGGACGATCCGTGAGATCGTTCCCACGGTCAGGAAGGCTCTAGCCATCGCCCAGTCCGGCACCCCCGGGCCAGTCTTCATAGAGTTCCCCATCGACACGCTGTACCCATTCCACTTGGTGTCCAAGGAGTTTGGGGTCAAGAACCCGCCCAAGGGCCTGATGGGGAAGGTTGTCACTTG GTATCTTGAAAACCACCTCACAAACCTGTTTGCTGGAGCATGGGAGACGAGAGATGTGTCTCCGTTACCTGTTGACATCCCGCACGCCACCGATGATCAG GTCCAAAAGTGCATCGAGCTGGTAAGCCGGGCCAAGAAGCCCGTCATTCTCTTGGGTAGCCAAGCCACACTGCCGCCAACTCCTGTGGAAGATATCAG GAAAGCCTTAGAGTTGCTGGGAATCCCTTGCTTTCTGGGAGGCATGTCTCGTGGCATGCTGGGTAAAGACAGCCCCATCCATATCAGACAGAACAGACGAGATGCCCTTAAGGAGGCTGACGTGGTGCTGCTGGCAG GCACTGTGTGTGACTTCCGTCTGAGCTATGGCAGGGTTCTGAACAGACGCAGTAAAGTCATCGCCGTCAACAGAGATAAAACTCAGCTGCTGAAGAACTCTGACATGTTCTGGAAACCAACTGTTGCAATCCAGG GGGATGCTGGCTCATTCCTGTTGCAGCTCTCCAAAGGCCTGAAGGGCCATAAATGTCCAGAGGAATGGCCTCAGAGCCTCAAAGCAGGAGATGAGACCAAAGAAAATGCAAACAG GGCTAAAGCGGTGGAGAAGACGGACCGTCACTTGAATCCTTTGAAAGTGCTCCACTGTGTGGATGAGCTCATGGCAGAAGACAGCATCATCGTCGCTGATGGTGGGGATTTTGTGGGCAGCGCGGCCTACATCATGAGGCCAAGAGGACCCCTACGCTGGCTGGATCCAG GTGCCTTTGGGACGCTTGGAGTAGGAGGCGGGTTTGCCCTCGGAGCAAAGCTGTGCCGACCAGAATCCGAG GTATGGATCGTCTACGGTGACGGCTCCTTGGGGTACAGCGTTGCAGAGTTTGACACCTTCACGAGGCATAAG ACGCCAGTCATAGCTGTGGTGGGGAACGATGCGTGTTGGAGTCAGATTTCCAGGGAGCAGGTGCCCATACTCGGCAGCAACGTTGCCTGTGGCCTCGCTTTCTCGG ATTACCATATTGTGGCTGACGGCTACGGAGGTAAGGGCTGCCTCATAGGACGCGAGGACGAGGACAGGCTCAGTGAAATCATCAAGTCCGCTCAAAGGGAGTGCCGGGAAGGCAAGGCCATGCTGCTCAACGTTCTGATTGGCAAGACAGACTTCAGAGAGGGCTCCATCTCTGTGTAG
- the fam118b gene encoding protein FAM118B isoform X1, producing the protein MATALAVKTEKRPANDSQDVDSNAKKPRMWKAPSLEPSSLNIFLPQRKLLPSLKTKRAPELVLVIGTGVSSAVAPQVPALRSWKGLIQALLDAANDFDLLEEEESRRFQKHLQEDKNLVHVAHDLIQKLSPRTGNVRSTFFKDCLYEVFDNLECKMEHAGKHLLRSVLQLMESGALVLTTNFDNLLEIYAAHQGTKLESLDLTDEKKVLEWAQEKRNLSVLHIHGVYTNPSGIVLHPAGYQNVLRNTEVMREIQKLYETKSFVFLGCGRTVDDTTFQALFLEAVKHKSDLEHFMLVRREDVGEFKKLRDNMLDKGIKVISYGDEYSDLPEYFERLANEICSRDASATAAAATPYGSPSQNGDEQQNGINTQKSLLQDYRS; encoded by the exons ATGGCCACTGCTCTAGCAGTAAAAACCGAGAAGCGACCAGCAAATGATTCTCAGGATGTAGACTCTAATGCAAAGAAGCCCAG GATGTGGAAAGCCCCATCACTGGAACCATCGTCACTGAATATCTTCCTGCCCCAAAGGAAACTGCTGCCTAGCCTGAAGACAAAGCGGGCCCCTGAGCTGGTCCTTGTAATTGGCACAGGGGTGAGCTCCGCAGTGGCCCCCCAGGTCCCTGCGCTCCGTTCTTGGAAGGGTCTGATCCAGGCCTTGCTCGACGCAGCCAATGACTTTgacctgctggaggaggaggagagccgtCGCTTCCAGAAGCACTTGCAGGAGGATAAGAACTTGGTGCACGTGGCCCATGACCTCATCCAGAAACTGTCTCCG AGAACGGGCAACGTGCGCTCCACCTTCTTCAAGGACTGCCTGTACGAGGTGTTCGACAACCTGGAGTGCAAGATGGAGCACGCGGGCAAGCACCTGCTGCGCTCCGTGCTGCAGCTGATGGAGAGCGGCGCCCTCGTCCTCACAACCAACTTCGACAACCTGCTGGAGATCTACGCCGCCCACCAGGGCACCAAGCTGGAGTCGCTGGACCTCACGGACGAGAAGAAG gtATTAGAGTGGGCCCAGGAGAAGCGCAACTTGAGCGTTCTGCACATCCATGGTGTTTACACTAACCCAAGTGGAATCGTACTACACCCTGCTGGCTACCAGAATGTACTGAGGAATACCGAGGTTATG cGGGAGATCCAGAAGCTGTACGAGACCAAGTCGTTTGTGTTCCTGGGCTGTGGGCGCACGGTGGACGACACCACCTTCCAGGCTCTGTTCCTGGAGGCGGTGAAGCACAAGTCGGAcctggagcacttcatgctggTGCGGCGCGAGGACGTGGGCGAGTTCAAGAAGCTCCGCGACAACATGCTGGACAAGGGCATCAAGGTCATCTCCTACGGCGACGAGTACTCCGACCTGCCTGAGTACTTTGAGCGGCTGGCCAACGAGATCTGCAGCCGCGATGCatccgccaccgccgccgccgccacgccctATG GGTCTCCTTCACAAAACGGGGACGAACAACAGAATGGCATTAACACACAGAAAAGCCTTCTCCAAG ACTATCGTTCTTGA
- the fam118b gene encoding protein FAM118B isoform X2 → MATALAVKTEKRPANDSQDVDSNAKKPRKLLPSLKTKRAPELVLVIGTGVSSAVAPQVPALRSWKGLIQALLDAANDFDLLEEEESRRFQKHLQEDKNLVHVAHDLIQKLSPRTGNVRSTFFKDCLYEVFDNLECKMEHAGKHLLRSVLQLMESGALVLTTNFDNLLEIYAAHQGTKLESLDLTDEKKVLEWAQEKRNLSVLHIHGVYTNPSGIVLHPAGYQNVLRNTEVMREIQKLYETKSFVFLGCGRTVDDTTFQALFLEAVKHKSDLEHFMLVRREDVGEFKKLRDNMLDKGIKVISYGDEYSDLPEYFERLANEICSRDASATAAAATPYGSPSQNGDEQQNGINTQKSLLQDYRS, encoded by the exons ATGGCCACTGCTCTAGCAGTAAAAACCGAGAAGCGACCAGCAAATGATTCTCAGGATGTAGACTCTAATGCAAAGAAGCCCAG GAAACTGCTGCCTAGCCTGAAGACAAAGCGGGCCCCTGAGCTGGTCCTTGTAATTGGCACAGGGGTGAGCTCCGCAGTGGCCCCCCAGGTCCCTGCGCTCCGTTCTTGGAAGGGTCTGATCCAGGCCTTGCTCGACGCAGCCAATGACTTTgacctgctggaggaggaggagagccgtCGCTTCCAGAAGCACTTGCAGGAGGATAAGAACTTGGTGCACGTGGCCCATGACCTCATCCAGAAACTGTCTCCG AGAACGGGCAACGTGCGCTCCACCTTCTTCAAGGACTGCCTGTACGAGGTGTTCGACAACCTGGAGTGCAAGATGGAGCACGCGGGCAAGCACCTGCTGCGCTCCGTGCTGCAGCTGATGGAGAGCGGCGCCCTCGTCCTCACAACCAACTTCGACAACCTGCTGGAGATCTACGCCGCCCACCAGGGCACCAAGCTGGAGTCGCTGGACCTCACGGACGAGAAGAAG gtATTAGAGTGGGCCCAGGAGAAGCGCAACTTGAGCGTTCTGCACATCCATGGTGTTTACACTAACCCAAGTGGAATCGTACTACACCCTGCTGGCTACCAGAATGTACTGAGGAATACCGAGGTTATG cGGGAGATCCAGAAGCTGTACGAGACCAAGTCGTTTGTGTTCCTGGGCTGTGGGCGCACGGTGGACGACACCACCTTCCAGGCTCTGTTCCTGGAGGCGGTGAAGCACAAGTCGGAcctggagcacttcatgctggTGCGGCGCGAGGACGTGGGCGAGTTCAAGAAGCTCCGCGACAACATGCTGGACAAGGGCATCAAGGTCATCTCCTACGGCGACGAGTACTCCGACCTGCCTGAGTACTTTGAGCGGCTGGCCAACGAGATCTGCAGCCGCGATGCatccgccaccgccgccgccgccacgccctATG GGTCTCCTTCACAAAACGGGGACGAACAACAGAATGGCATTAACACACAGAAAAGCCTTCTCCAAG ACTATCGTTCTTGA
- the fam118b gene encoding protein FAM118B isoform X3, with protein sequence MATALAVKTEKRPANDSQDVDSNAKKPRKLLPSLKTKRAPELVLVIGTGVSSAVAPQVPALRSWKGLIQALLDAANDFDLLEEEESRRFQKHLQEDKNLVHVAHDLIQKLSPRTGNVRSTFFKDCLYEVFDNLECKMEHAGKHLLRSVLQLMESGALVLTTNFDNLLEIYAAHQGTKLESLDLTDEKKVLEWAQEKRNLSVLHIHGVYTNPSGIVLHPAGYQNVLRNTEVMREIQKLYETKSFVFLGCGRTVDDTTFQALFLEAVKHKSDLEHFMLVRREDVGEFKKLRDNMLDKGIKVISYGDEYSDLPEYFERLANEICSRDASATAAAATPYGSPSQNGDEQQNGINTQKSLLQG encoded by the exons ATGGCCACTGCTCTAGCAGTAAAAACCGAGAAGCGACCAGCAAATGATTCTCAGGATGTAGACTCTAATGCAAAGAAGCCCAG GAAACTGCTGCCTAGCCTGAAGACAAAGCGGGCCCCTGAGCTGGTCCTTGTAATTGGCACAGGGGTGAGCTCCGCAGTGGCCCCCCAGGTCCCTGCGCTCCGTTCTTGGAAGGGTCTGATCCAGGCCTTGCTCGACGCAGCCAATGACTTTgacctgctggaggaggaggagagccgtCGCTTCCAGAAGCACTTGCAGGAGGATAAGAACTTGGTGCACGTGGCCCATGACCTCATCCAGAAACTGTCTCCG AGAACGGGCAACGTGCGCTCCACCTTCTTCAAGGACTGCCTGTACGAGGTGTTCGACAACCTGGAGTGCAAGATGGAGCACGCGGGCAAGCACCTGCTGCGCTCCGTGCTGCAGCTGATGGAGAGCGGCGCCCTCGTCCTCACAACCAACTTCGACAACCTGCTGGAGATCTACGCCGCCCACCAGGGCACCAAGCTGGAGTCGCTGGACCTCACGGACGAGAAGAAG gtATTAGAGTGGGCCCAGGAGAAGCGCAACTTGAGCGTTCTGCACATCCATGGTGTTTACACTAACCCAAGTGGAATCGTACTACACCCTGCTGGCTACCAGAATGTACTGAGGAATACCGAGGTTATG cGGGAGATCCAGAAGCTGTACGAGACCAAGTCGTTTGTGTTCCTGGGCTGTGGGCGCACGGTGGACGACACCACCTTCCAGGCTCTGTTCCTGGAGGCGGTGAAGCACAAGTCGGAcctggagcacttcatgctggTGCGGCGCGAGGACGTGGGCGAGTTCAAGAAGCTCCGCGACAACATGCTGGACAAGGGCATCAAGGTCATCTCCTACGGCGACGAGTACTCCGACCTGCCTGAGTACTTTGAGCGGCTGGCCAACGAGATCTGCAGCCGCGATGCatccgccaccgccgccgccgccacgccctATG GGTCTCCTTCACAAAACGGGGACGAACAACAGAATGGCATTAACACACAGAAAAGCCTTCTCCAAGGTTAG